In a single window of the Nodularia spumigena CCY9414 genome:
- the nusA gene encoding transcription termination factor NusA has protein sequence MSMVSLPGLKELIESISRERNLPRLAVQTAIREALLKGYERYRRAQNLEKRQFDEEYFDNFEVELDIEGEGFRVLSTKSIVEAVDNTDHQISLEEVQQVAPEAQLGDSVVLDVTPDQGEFGRMAAMQTKQVLAQKLRDQQRQMVQEEFQDLEGTVLQARVLRFERQSVILAVASGFGQPEVEAELPKREQLPNDNYRANATFKVYLKKVSQGQQRGPQLLVSRADAGLVVYLFANEVPEIEDEVVRIVAVAREANPPSRYVGPRTKIAVDTLDRDVDPVGACIGARGSRIQVVVNELRGEKIDVIRWSPDPSTYIANALSPARVDEVRLMDPETRQTHVLVAEDQLSLAIGKEGQNVRLAARLTGWKIDIKDKAKYDYAGEDTKFAAARAKYQPEEDDLELEELDYENQEQLEEEDESFEMSEQD, from the coding sequence ATGTCAATGGTTAGTTTACCAGGATTAAAAGAATTAATTGAAAGTATAAGTCGCGAGCGCAATTTACCGCGTCTAGCAGTTCAAACAGCTATTAGAGAAGCATTACTCAAAGGCTACGAACGTTATCGTCGCGCCCAAAACTTAGAAAAAAGACAGTTTGATGAAGAATATTTTGATAATTTTGAAGTAGAACTTGATATCGAAGGAGAAGGATTTCGCGTTCTTTCTACTAAAAGCATCGTTGAAGCGGTGGATAACACCGATCATCAAATTTCCCTAGAGGAAGTCCAACAAGTTGCTCCGGAAGCCCAATTGGGAGATTCTGTAGTGCTGGATGTCACGCCAGATCAAGGTGAATTTGGTCGCATGGCCGCAATGCAAACTAAGCAAGTGCTGGCGCAGAAACTCCGGGATCAGCAACGCCAAATGGTGCAAGAAGAATTCCAAGACTTGGAAGGAACTGTCCTGCAAGCCAGAGTTTTGCGGTTTGAAAGACAATCGGTAATTTTGGCAGTAGCCAGTGGTTTTGGTCAGCCAGAAGTGGAAGCTGAGTTACCCAAGCGGGAACAGCTTCCCAATGATAATTATCGCGCAAATGCCACATTTAAGGTATATCTCAAAAAAGTTTCCCAAGGGCAACAACGGGGGCCTCAATTGCTCGTATCTCGTGCTGATGCTGGTTTGGTAGTTTATCTATTTGCCAACGAAGTCCCAGAAATTGAGGATGAGGTGGTAAGAATTGTTGCCGTAGCACGAGAAGCTAATCCCCCTTCTCGTTATGTCGGACCTCGGACTAAAATTGCTGTAGATACACTTGATCGCGATGTAGACCCAGTTGGTGCTTGTATTGGAGCCAGGGGATCACGTATTCAAGTGGTAGTCAATGAATTACGCGGCGAAAAAATAGATGTGATTCGTTGGTCTCCAGACCCATCCACATATATTGCTAACGCCTTGAGTCCAGCACGGGTAGATGAAGTCCGCCTCATGGACCCCGAAACTCGCCAAACTCACGTCCTTGTGGCTGAAGATCAACTGAGTTTAGCTATTGGTAAAGAAGGCCAAAATGTGCGGTTAGCAGCCCGCTTAACAGGTTGGAAAATCGACATTAAAGACAAAGCTAAGTACGATTATGCAGGAGAGGACACTAAGTTCGCTGCCGCACGGGCTAAATATCAACCAGAGGAAGATGATCTTGAACTAGAGGAGCTAGATTATGAAAATCAAGAACAACTAGAAGAGGAAGATGAATCTTTTGAGATGAGTGAACAAGATTAA
- a CDS encoding class II aldolase/adducin family protein, whose product MEVISQEKPNTLQPPTFTSLEDERLHRKQRLTAALRLFARYGFDEGIAGHITARDPEHPEHFWVNPLAMHFSLIKVSDLILVNQQGEVISGNYPVNQAAFAIHSQIHAARPDVVAAAHAHSIYGKSWSSLGRLLDPLTQDACSFYQDHSLFNDYTGVVLEVEEGQRIAQTLGKNKALILKNHGLLTVGHSVDEAAWWFVTMERSCQAQLLAEATGKPHLIKPEYASLAHTQVGSNYLGWLSFQPLYEMIVRKEPDLLE is encoded by the coding sequence ATGGAAGTTATCTCTCAAGAAAAGCCGAATACACTCCAACCACCCACCTTTACTTCTCTTGAAGATGAACGCCTGCATCGTAAACAGCGCCTCACAGCAGCATTACGCCTGTTTGCCCGATATGGTTTTGATGAGGGTATTGCCGGACACATCACGGCACGCGACCCAGAACACCCGGAACATTTTTGGGTGAATCCCTTAGCGATGCACTTTAGTTTAATTAAAGTTAGTGATTTAATTCTTGTTAACCAGCAAGGTGAAGTGATTTCGGGCAATTATCCAGTAAATCAAGCCGCTTTCGCAATTCATTCCCAAATTCATGCAGCTCGTCCCGATGTGGTAGCAGCAGCTCATGCTCATTCCATATATGGTAAAAGCTGGTCGAGTCTCGGTCGTCTCCTCGATCCCCTCACCCAAGATGCTTGCTCATTCTACCAAGACCACAGCCTGTTTAATGACTATACAGGTGTGGTTTTAGAAGTAGAAGAAGGTCAACGTATTGCCCAAACGCTAGGTAAAAATAAAGCTCTTATCCTGAAAAACCACGGTTTGCTGACAGTTGGTCACTCAGTTGATGAAGCTGCCTGGTGGTTTGTCACAATGGAGCGCTCTTGTCAAGCTCAATTACTAGCTGAGGCTACTGGTAAACCTCACCTAATTAAACCTGAGTATGCTAGTTTGGCACATACTCAGGTGGGGTCAAATTATTTGGGTTGGCTTAGTTTTCAACCGTTGTATGAGATGATTGTGCGAAAAGAGCCGGACTTGCTGGAGTGA
- a CDS encoding DUF1565 domain-containing protein: protein MKYRGFHISMAAPRQLSPKNFRLLFSSYISSTLPLRAGLTTLLVVSGASILLTNQANAGATHQEVNTSALMAQVPTSATIIYVNPENGVDTAGVGATEAAPYKTITFALTQAEPGTIIQLAPGTYNSESGEQFPLLLNPGVTLRGDESSQGQAILITGGGSYTSRTFAGQNITILANNNSTVAGLTVTNPNQRGTAVWVESSNPTIKNNTFTNSNREGVFLTGTSNAKVENNLFVQNLGNGISIASTAQGEIRNNLFQDTGFGLAIGGTSTPLIESNQIIQNQDGLFISQSAKPVLRKNVIQNNKRDGIVATVNAQPDLGSNENPGGNLIRSNTRHDVNNATSNIILAIGNDIDQSRISGQVNFVAATVDLPTGQSAFGDVPEGYWAKAYIEALAGQNIIAGFPDGTFKPNDPVTRAQFATIVTKALTPPIKRTGINFRDVASNFWAYGAIQSAYRSEFLAGYPDGRFQPQQQIPRVQALVSLANGLGFTANNQNVLAIYSDAAQIPNYAISPVAAATTRQLVINYPTARQLNPNRPATRAEIAAFVYQALVNAGRVEPIPSPYLVTAQ, encoded by the coding sequence ATGAAATATCGCGGTTTTCATATTTCTATGGCTGCGCCACGCCAGCTATCACCAAAAAATTTTCGCCTGTTGTTTAGCAGTTACATCAGCTCTACTTTACCCTTGCGAGCCGGACTAACGACCTTGTTAGTTGTATCCGGAGCTTCCATATTACTAACTAATCAAGCAAATGCTGGTGCTACCCACCAAGAGGTAAATACCTCGGCTTTAATGGCGCAAGTCCCGACATCAGCAACAATAATTTACGTTAATCCAGAAAACGGTGTAGATACAGCTGGCGTTGGTGCTACCGAAGCTGCACCCTATAAAACTATTACTTTCGCTCTCACACAAGCCGAACCAGGGACAATTATTCAACTAGCACCAGGGACTTATAACAGCGAATCTGGGGAACAATTTCCTCTGTTGCTGAACCCAGGAGTGACCCTACGGGGCGATGAATCGAGTCAAGGTCAGGCAATATTAATTACTGGTGGCGGTTCTTACACCAGTCGCACCTTTGCCGGACAAAATATTACAATTTTGGCTAACAACAATAGTACTGTTGCAGGTTTAACTGTGACTAACCCCAATCAGCGTGGTACAGCAGTTTGGGTGGAATCAAGTAATCCCACTATCAAAAATAATACTTTCACTAACAGTAACAGAGAGGGTGTTTTTCTCACTGGTACAAGTAATGCCAAAGTGGAAAATAACCTGTTTGTGCAGAACCTGGGTAACGGCATTTCCATAGCTAGCACAGCTCAAGGTGAAATTCGCAATAACTTATTTCAGGATACAGGTTTTGGTCTAGCTATAGGTGGTACTTCCACACCCCTAATTGAGTCTAACCAAATCATCCAAAACCAAGATGGTCTATTTATCTCACAATCTGCTAAACCTGTACTGCGTAAGAATGTAATTCAAAATAATAAGCGGGATGGCATTGTTGCGACTGTCAATGCTCAACCTGACCTTGGTAGTAATGAAAATCCTGGTGGCAATCTCATTCGCAGTAACACGCGTCATGATGTAAATAATGCTACCTCTAATATAATTCTCGCTATTGGCAACGATATTGATCAGAGTCGTATTTCTGGTCAAGTAAATTTCGTAGCTGCTACTGTTGACCTGCCTACTGGTCAAAGTGCTTTTGGAGATGTGCCAGAAGGTTACTGGGCAAAAGCTTACATTGAAGCTTTAGCAGGTCAAAATATCATTGCTGGTTTTCCTGATGGCACTTTTAAACCCAATGACCCTGTGACTCGCGCTCAATTTGCCACCATTGTCACCAAAGCTTTGACACCACCAATTAAACGCACTGGGATTAATTTTAGAGATGTAGCCAGCAATTTCTGGGCTTATGGTGCGATTCAATCTGCTTACCGGAGTGAATTTCTCGCAGGCTATCCTGATGGTAGATTTCAACCACAGCAGCAAATTCCTAGAGTACAGGCACTCGTTTCCTTAGCCAATGGTCTGGGTTTCACTGCCAATAATCAGAATGTTCTTGCTATTTACAGCGATGCTGCCCAGATTCCTAATTATGCAATTAGCCCGGTAGCTGCTGCAACTACACGACAATTAGTGATTAATTATCCTACAGCTAGACAACTCAATCCCAATCGTCCCGCAACTAGAGCAGAAATTGCCGCCTTTGTTTACCAGGCGCTGGTGAATGCTGGACGTGTTGAACCGATTCCTTCACCTTATTTAGTAACGGCTCAATAA
- the infB gene encoding translation initiation factor IF-2 — translation MNNGKVRIYELSKELNLDNKELLAICDQLNIAVKSHSSTISESEAERIKTAAEKLTASNVMHKKEQGTSSHKLNPSPTGDRNRPTPPHKQQILEIRKPKILRNTTSNAPEASVAHDSQQASSEVNSTSAPQTFDTTVSPMKPTAPIRPVPRNQSETSSEPAITQADQVSNKEAPETIAAGKPEKAVSPRPKAEKPQKPHLVAPPARPAAGNSHAAPEQLTPAEKPLLKRDQTKQKVAKPTSTETPQAPVPKQARPTPSPTRSEPRGNRPPGQSPPADGPRPSRPVRPSEVVAAMPTATPPRPMSGGQGKEDLGNDRAAAELLDLKRPTPPRLAKGGKRWQEEEIIDEIKEKAGKVGVKGKRVKPVLEDDFEEDDLLDDEDQDSPATVQVSLSIARPPKPKAARATHSPTAAVISAPTTRKKRSFSRRDNNRRQEVETKVERPEKVVITGPMTVQELADVLTVADTEIVKILFLKGMAVSITQNLDIPTITLVGKELEIEVETAEREAEARKVTEMLDVADMQLLQRRPPVVTIMGHVDHGKTTLLDSIRKTKVASGEAGGITQHIGAYHVDVEHEGKAQQIVFLDTPGHEAFTAMRARGARVTDIAILVVAADDGVRPQTIEAISHAQAAEVPIVVAINKIDKEGAQPDRVKQELTKYGLTPEEWGGETIMVPVSAIKGENLDTLLEMILLVSEVGELSANPDRSAKGTVIEAHLDKAKGAVATLLIQNGTLHVGDMLVAGSAFGKVRAMVDDRGKRVDIAGPSFAVEVLGLSDVPGAGDDFEVFANEKEARTLAATRADKQRLSRLLQGRITLTTLSAQAQEGELKELNLILKGDVQGSVEAIVGSLRQIPQNEVQIRMLLATAGEITETDIDLAAASGAVIIGFNTTFASGARQAADESGVDVREYNIIYKLLEDIQGALEGLLEPELVEEPLGQTEVRAVFPVGRGAVAGCYVQSGKLVRNCKVRVRRSGKVVYEGVLDSLKRMKEDAREVNSGYECGINIDKFHDWVEGDLIEAFQMVTKRRTLTLTK, via the coding sequence ATGAACAACGGCAAAGTTAGAATCTACGAATTATCAAAGGAATTGAATTTGGATAACAAAGAGCTATTAGCAATATGCGACCAGCTCAATATTGCGGTCAAAAGCCATAGCAGCACTATTTCAGAATCTGAGGCAGAACGTATAAAGACGGCTGCCGAAAAACTGACAGCTAGCAATGTGATGCATAAAAAGGAACAAGGTACATCCAGCCATAAACTAAATCCATCACCAACTGGCGATCGCAATCGACCAACCCCACCTCACAAACAGCAAATTTTGGAAATTCGCAAACCCAAAATATTGAGAAATACTACCTCCAACGCCCCAGAAGCTTCAGTTGCTCATGATAGCCAACAAGCTTCCTCAGAAGTTAATTCTACTTCAGCACCACAGACCTTCGATACAACAGTCTCACCCATGAAGCCGACGGCACCAATTCGACCTGTACCCCGGAATCAATCTGAGACCTCATCAGAACCTGCAATCACACAAGCAGATCAAGTTTCTAACAAAGAGGCACCGGAAACAATAGCAGCAGGAAAACCTGAAAAAGCGGTTTCACCGAGACCAAAAGCGGAAAAACCCCAAAAACCGCATCTGGTGGCCCCACCAGCTAGGCCGGCGGCGGGAAATTCTCATGCGGCCCCTGAGCAGCTAACTCCGGCAGAGAAACCATTACTCAAAAGAGATCAAACCAAGCAAAAGGTGGCGAAGCCAACCAGCACCGAGACCCCACAGGCTCCAGTGCCAAAACAGGCTCGTCCGACTCCATCTCCAACAAGATCAGAGCCAAGAGGAAATAGACCTCCCGGACAATCACCCCCCGCAGATGGGCCAAGACCTAGCCGGCCAGTACGTCCATCTGAAGTTGTAGCAGCAATGCCAACTGCTACACCGCCTAGACCGATGTCAGGCGGACAAGGAAAAGAGGATCTAGGCAACGATAGAGCTGCCGCGGAACTTCTTGATTTAAAACGTCCCACGCCACCGCGTCTAGCCAAAGGTGGTAAAAGGTGGCAAGAAGAAGAAATTATTGACGAAATCAAAGAAAAGGCTGGCAAGGTAGGAGTTAAAGGCAAGCGGGTCAAACCGGTTCTTGAAGATGACTTTGAAGAAGACGATTTACTAGATGATGAGGATCAAGACTCACCAGCTACCGTCCAAGTCAGTCTTTCCATCGCCCGCCCTCCCAAACCAAAAGCAGCTAGAGCTACACACTCACCCACTGCGGCAGTTATTAGCGCCCCAACTACTAGAAAGAAAAGATCCTTTTCTCGCCGCGACAACAACCGTCGCCAAGAAGTCGAGACGAAGGTTGAGCGTCCAGAAAAAGTAGTGATCACAGGGCCAATGACAGTCCAAGAACTGGCTGATGTTTTGACTGTTGCCGATACAGAGATTGTGAAAATCCTGTTCCTCAAAGGCATGGCAGTAAGTATCACTCAGAATTTGGATATCCCAACCATTACTTTGGTCGGTAAAGAGCTAGAAATAGAAGTCGAAACCGCCGAACGAGAAGCAGAAGCCCGCAAAGTCACAGAAATGTTGGATGTGGCAGATATGCAACTACTCCAACGTCGTCCGCCAGTCGTGACAATTATGGGTCACGTAGACCACGGTAAGACAACTCTGCTCGATTCAATTCGCAAAACCAAAGTAGCTTCTGGTGAAGCTGGTGGTATTACCCAGCACATTGGTGCATACCATGTGGATGTGGAACACGAAGGAAAGGCGCAGCAAATCGTCTTCTTAGACACTCCCGGACACGAAGCATTCACCGCGATGCGCGCACGGGGTGCGAGAGTGACAGACATTGCCATTTTGGTAGTAGCTGCTGATGACGGTGTTCGTCCCCAGACCATAGAAGCTATTAGCCATGCTCAAGCGGCTGAAGTCCCCATTGTTGTAGCCATCAACAAAATTGATAAAGAAGGCGCACAGCCAGACCGGGTTAAACAAGAACTGACTAAGTATGGTCTCACACCAGAAGAATGGGGTGGTGAAACTATCATGGTTCCTGTGAGTGCGATTAAGGGTGAAAACCTCGATACTCTCTTAGAAATGATTCTGCTCGTATCAGAAGTCGGAGAACTATCTGCTAACCCAGATCGTTCCGCTAAAGGAACAGTCATTGAGGCGCATCTGGATAAGGCCAAAGGAGCAGTTGCTACCTTGCTGATTCAGAATGGTACTTTGCACGTGGGAGATATGTTAGTAGCTGGCTCGGCATTTGGTAAAGTGCGGGCGATGGTCGATGACAGAGGCAAAAGAGTAGACATTGCTGGGCCTTCCTTTGCCGTCGAGGTGCTGGGTTTAAGTGATGTGCCAGGCGCAGGTGATGACTTTGAAGTCTTCGCTAATGAAAAAGAAGCCAGAACCCTAGCAGCTACTCGCGCCGACAAACAACGTCTATCCCGCCTGTTACAGGGACGTATTACTCTGACAACTCTCTCCGCTCAAGCTCAAGAAGGCGAGTTGAAAGAACTCAACTTGATTTTGAAGGGAGATGTTCAAGGTTCTGTGGAAGCCATTGTGGGATCTCTCAGACAAATCCCCCAAAACGAAGTTCAAATTCGGATGCTATTGGCTACTGCTGGAGAAATAACTGAGACAGATATTGACCTAGCGGCAGCGAGTGGAGCCGTAATTATTGGTTTCAACACCACTTTCGCCAGTGGTGCTAGACAAGCCGCCGACGAATCTGGGGTGGATGTAAGGGAATACAATATCATCTACAAACTCTTGGAAGATATCCAAGGAGCCTTAGAAGGTCTTCTGGAACCAGAGTTGGTGGAAGAACCCCTTGGTCAAACCGAAGTCCGTGCCGTCTTCCCAGTCGGTCGTGGAGCCGTTGCTGGTTGCTATGTGCAGTCTGGCAAATTGGTTCGTAACTGCAAAGTGCGAGTGCGTCGTTCCGGTAAGGTGGTCTACGAAGGTGTCCTTGATTCCCTCAAACGGATGAAAGAAGATGCGCGCGAAGTCAACTCCGGTTATGAATGCGGCATCAACATTGATAAATTCCATGACTGGGTTGAAGGCGACCTGATTGAAGCCTTCCAGATGGTAACCAAGCGTCGTACACTCACACTGACGAAATAG
- a CDS encoding low-complexity tail membrane protein, protein MASFRSEPILWIHVAGLAMLPIFLVLCLLFLSVGEPLLPVWMELILVAGVGVLPLLSMQLHRPFYIFAILGVALKPENLTEQQRKILCLMNTKLNRFLSLVAAILLIGVLWQLYQVVPPLESLAKFIPQWRGLGLLLAALAFFASNLFLQIPVSVARVLVTNETEFAALEPLSLEKIQQDFTILGVRVNQIVPRIFHSLREIHINPQKPLK, encoded by the coding sequence ATGGCCTCATTTCGTTCTGAACCTATCTTGTGGATTCACGTCGCTGGATTGGCGATGCTGCCAATTTTTTTAGTCCTGTGTTTATTGTTCTTGTCTGTGGGTGAACCGCTTTTACCAGTTTGGATGGAGCTAATTCTAGTCGCTGGTGTTGGTGTTCTACCACTGTTATCGATGCAATTACACCGCCCTTTTTATATATTTGCAATTTTGGGTGTAGCGCTGAAGCCAGAAAATCTGACTGAGCAACAGCGTAAAATCCTTTGTTTAATGAATACAAAGTTAAATCGTTTTTTGTCCTTGGTGGCGGCAATATTATTAATTGGAGTATTGTGGCAACTCTATCAGGTGGTTCCACCGCTAGAAAGTTTAGCTAAATTTATACCCCAGTGGCGCGGCTTAGGTTTACTACTAGCTGCGTTAGCTTTTTTTGCCAGTAATCTATTTTTACAAATACCCGTGAGTGTGGCGCGAGTTTTGGTGACCAATGAGACAGAATTTGCGGCGCTAGAACCATTATCTTTAGAAAAGATTCAGCAGGATTTTACTATTTTAGGTGTAAGGGTTAATCAAATTGTGCCTCGGATATTTCACTCCCTGAGAGAGATTCACATAAACCCACAAAAACCCTTAAAGTAG
- a CDS encoding YlxR family protein has translation MEPNYRRCISCRKVGLKEDFWRIVRVFPSGKVQLDQGMGRSAYICQQMSCLQASQKKNRLGRSLRASVPETVYQTLWQRLAQSYPQNQN, from the coding sequence ATGGAACCAAATTATCGGCGTTGTATTAGTTGCCGGAAAGTAGGCTTGAAAGAAGACTTTTGGCGGATTGTCCGCGTCTTTCCATCTGGAAAGGTACAATTAGATCAGGGCATGGGGCGTTCTGCCTATATCTGCCAGCAAATGAGTTGCCTACAAGCATCTCAGAAAAAAAATCGACTAGGGCGATCGCTACGTGCGTCAGTGCCAGAAACAGTGTACCAAACATTGTGGCAACGTCTAGCCCAAAGCTATCCCCAAAATCAAAATTAA
- a CDS encoding DUF3493 domain-containing protein, whose protein sequence is MIKPNSKNNLNPEQYARLKAEMATPYRGFRQFIYIGFGASALIGAFIFFFQVLAGRDIDNAAPNLALQIGVLALMIFLWRWEQNRQKPS, encoded by the coding sequence ATGATAAAACCAAATTCTAAAAATAACCTTAATCCTGAACAATATGCCCGCCTCAAAGCCGAAATGGCAACACCTTATCGTGGTTTTCGGCAATTTATTTATATTGGTTTTGGTGCATCTGCTTTAATTGGGGCATTTATTTTCTTTTTTCAAGTCCTGGCTGGAAGAGATATTGATAACGCTGCACCTAATTTAGCTCTACAAATCGGAGTGTTAGCCCTGATGATTTTTCTCTGGCGCTGGGAGCAAAATCGGCAAAAACCTTCGTGA
- a CDS encoding S-layer homology domain-containing protein — protein MILRKRPAVLLSLAILFTSLTACGNNPTAKTLEQSLAADPRLQDNPGILGKSQRNEPQPGENQTKVELPSDFPPNIPLYPNATLESVTPASDLKNSVVTRWLSSDPSNFITSFYSDQFQESDWQILQQPTDDNSQNTFEARRDDLQVKVSIQAKSVTNPKPDQPQTATALVIEYVPNSSAAAQPSKTASSQSSNPNLLNPALPDNVATQPDNTSVSQTTATAKSQKFNDLNQAPPELRQSIQDLAALGVLSLKSEEVKSSSNDAISKSFEPSKNITRREYARWLVAANNAMYINNPAKQIRLASESTQSAFSDVSKTDVDFPVIQGLAEAGLIPSPLSGDSTAVLFRPDAPLTREQLILWKIPLDTRQALPAANLEAVNQTWGFQDTGKIDPKALRAVLADFQNSEQSNIRRVFGYTTLFQPKKPVSRAEAAAALGYFGTLGEGISAGEALKLKRSPN, from the coding sequence GTGATTTTGCGTAAACGTCCAGCTGTCTTACTGAGTTTGGCTATTTTATTCACTTCTTTAACAGCTTGTGGTAACAATCCTACCGCCAAAACCCTAGAACAGTCTTTGGCGGCAGATCCCAGGCTACAAGATAACCCAGGAATCTTGGGTAAATCACAGAGAAATGAACCGCAACCAGGGGAAAATCAAACCAAAGTTGAGTTACCATCTGATTTTCCTCCAAATATCCCTTTGTATCCCAATGCTACGTTAGAGTCAGTGACACCTGCTAGTGACTTAAAAAATAGCGTAGTCACTCGCTGGCTAAGTTCTGACCCCAGCAATTTTATTACTAGCTTTTATAGTGACCAGTTTCAGGAAAGTGACTGGCAGATTTTACAACAGCCTACAGATGATAATTCTCAAAATACCTTTGAAGCACGTCGCGACGATTTGCAGGTGAAGGTGTCTATTCAGGCAAAATCAGTTACTAACCCCAAACCTGATCAACCACAAACAGCTACTGCATTAGTTATTGAATACGTACCTAATAGTAGCGCAGCAGCACAACCGAGTAAAACTGCCAGTTCTCAATCTAGCAATCCAAATCTTCTTAATCCGGCGCTACCTGATAATGTGGCGACACAACCAGATAACACATCAGTTAGCCAAACAACTGCTACAGCCAAATCTCAGAAATTCAACGATCTCAACCAAGCACCGCCAGAACTGCGTCAATCTATCCAAGACTTAGCAGCTTTGGGTGTTTTGTCTTTAAAGTCTGAGGAAGTCAAGAGTAGTTCTAATGATGCCATAAGTAAGTCATTTGAACCTAGTAAAAACATTACACGCCGAGAATATGCCCGTTGGCTAGTTGCTGCTAACAATGCCATGTATATTAATAATCCGGCTAAACAGATTCGCTTGGCATCAGAAAGCACTCAATCAGCTTTTAGTGATGTGTCAAAAACAGATGTTGATTTTCCCGTAATTCAAGGGTTAGCTGAAGCAGGGTTAATTCCCAGTCCTTTGTCTGGTGACTCTACCGCAGTTTTATTTCGTCCTGACGCTCCACTAACACGGGAACAGTTGATTTTGTGGAAAATCCCTCTAGATACTCGCCAAGCCTTACCTGCTGCCAATTTAGAAGCGGTTAATCAAACCTGGGGTTTTCAAGATACGGGCAAAATTGACCCGAAGGCATTACGCGCTGTGCTGGCTGATTTCCAAAATAGCGAACAATCGAATATTCGGCGGGTGTTTGGTTATACAACTCTGTTCCAACCTAAAAAGCCAGTGTCTCGCGCTGAAGCTGCGGCGGCTTTGGGCTATTTTGGCACTTTAGGTGAGGGAATATCGGCTGGTGAGGCTTTGAAGTTAAAGCGATCGCCAAACTGA
- a CDS encoding peptidoglycan-binding protein, translating to MWCGLGKSGMTIAVTSLVTASLVVADTTFAARQRNYTPEEFRAVLRGLGYDVKVTNTTLTDEETRKAIREFQRGYKLTVDGVAGPQTQDFAATIVQILQANLNAVLQPDNPLPRDQFYRSQTEAAVREAQKKFQMEETGIADLRFRQRLNEEARKIITQPTPKPTAKPTPTPTPTPTPTPRATPTPTPTPRATPTPTPTPTPTPTPTPRATPRATPTPTPRATPRATPTPTPRATPRATPTPTPTPTPTPTPTPTPTPTPTP from the coding sequence ATGTGGTGTGGATTGGGAAAATCCGGTATGACAATTGCAGTTACCTCCTTAGTAACTGCTAGTTTGGTAGTTGCGGATACAACTTTTGCGGCTCGCCAGCGTAATTATACACCAGAGGAGTTCCGTGCTGTGTTACGGGGATTAGGCTATGACGTTAAGGTGACAAATACCACTCTCACAGATGAGGAAACGAGAAAGGCTATTCGTGAATTTCAAAGGGGTTATAAGCTGACTGTTGATGGTGTCGCAGGACCTCAAACCCAGGATTTTGCAGCCACCATTGTGCAAATTTTGCAAGCAAATTTGAATGCGGTACTTCAACCTGATAATCCTTTACCCCGTGATCAATTTTATAGAAGTCAGACGGAAGCGGCTGTGAGGGAGGCTCAGAAAAAATTTCAGATGGAAGAAACCGGCATTGCTGATTTGCGATTCCGCCAGAGGTTGAATGAAGAGGCCAGGAAAATTATAACTCAGCCGACACCGAAACCGACAGCCAAGCCAACACCAACACCGACACCAACGCCAACGCCAACACCGAGAGCGACACCAACACCGACACCAACACCGAGAGCGACACCAACGCCAACGCCAACGCCAACCCCAACGCCAACGCCAACACCGAGAGCGACACCGAGAGCGACACCAACACCAACACCGAGAGCGACACCGAGAGCGACACCAACGCCAACACCGAGAGCGACACCGAGAGCGACACCAACGCCAACGCCAACACCGACACCGACACCGACACC
- the rimP gene encoding ribosome maturation factor RimP — MTHPLVPQIIDLATPVAAELGLEVVGIVFHTNQRPPVLRVDIRNSQQDTGLNDCERMSRALEASLDAAEIIPDAYVLEVSSPGISRQLITDREFISFKGFPVIISTSQPYDGQQEWIGQLIRRDETTVYLNQKGRIIEIPRTLITRVLLDERR, encoded by the coding sequence ATGACTCATCCCTTAGTTCCACAAATTATCGATTTGGCGACACCAGTAGCAGCAGAACTGGGCTTGGAAGTCGTTGGCATAGTTTTTCACACTAACCAACGTCCACCAGTATTACGGGTAGATATTCGCAATTCCCAGCAGGACACTGGTCTGAATGATTGTGAGCGGATGAGTCGCGCTTTAGAAGCTTCCTTAGATGCGGCAGAGATCATTCCAGATGCTTATGTCTTGGAAGTGTCCAGTCCTGGAATTTCACGACAATTAATAACAGACAGAGAGTTTATTTCCTTCAAAGGATTTCCTGTAATCATCTCCACTTCCCAACCCTACGACGGACAGCAAGAGTGGATTGGTCAGTTGATTCGCCGGGATGAAACCACTGTTTACTTAAACCAAAAAGGTCGCATTATCGAAATTCCCCGCACCCTCATTACTAGGGTGCTGCTAGATGAGCGCCGATAG